One window from the genome of Marinobacter sp. es.048 encodes:
- a CDS encoding tyrosine-type recombinase/integrase produces MTKAIPTDRSLHGDEYRGGNRFNAQAKDRERACALDIIRTEFPEIYAPSKDKLISNTEVDALLERVSDGQPGQEKRARHNAVVAFLRAGASNHCWDVEIPAYAVMAQSEKAVAHPQSFAKLPPYRAMVDTFMESLEVSTPSASCLDENLLRYEAGQLIFSMISQGGLHHRLWLQKTVEALPLGVVGRGQLIWLDVECGSQLRRWFPDPISALLIRRWFRRWQQQWPDATPEQLLNVFLATAPASPTASAMPKSFRAISSAAVTASSTYHSGVIRNYQTTRNASVSLPETAWRRLQTKEVPRRTQSEPHESTHLSHTTPVVDTSVLVGEGTDDGLVTLDRVRKALSSIQNGKAPTRKMMAESLTQVAANQRLAPIVRVLSLWCRDLITSRLKSGKSKLTVSSAKTYLSRIGPPLAVALARVTDLNELGDDDWEFIYEGLIGSAKSSSHGLNRAIQARRFHQFLVDHFAFPEVHIEGGAGGGRVVDADILTAAEYMRAKQILQLHSADSRMARIRTLVLTLGFRCGLRRGEVQKIQLRDLPGVSEPELENPQLLIRPSAFGSVKTNAAIRRLPLSVLLTAEELRELRYWTQQRLSEQVAPQPMELLFCKRHQSQRVLSSLELFDPIQEAMQMASGTKLRFHHLRHAFATFTGLRLLESVPGELMREAWAMDDEGKIVMPHWGKDFSALADLASSGSATVKRLWLLGQWCGHVTPGETLKSYSHLIDWVSFHERLAGENTALSIRQQAYLLGDSVKSVSVFRTRNGLKGSTKAIELLSAANSHWPDGFRKIREDRLQTYRSPIVPGQVLEEAVKPNITAMKLYNIFQRIGALQARGKSETKAIEESAAYYSQGVEDLAQWHQRAMQMMNDPSDKKAPIDKAGKPRENIPPEVIHRRWSVDHQSKLANPFVESSGQPSATRPELIQCPAPPTPHVAQEYCEAVFERLVSWSDSEPQAFSEAMNAVQNAMQRSHPQISFRSDENKKRYRQLLRQANLCHLVRVHVKPPPTRDYKQDKLKNHWAAELGVSRVRVKLLSESAKSDRSEWGVGQINIIPDASLGDAARQMTMSTVRFAIFMAAVVFEGELAIDKKRREASVWSLTELRSSVFARQ; encoded by the coding sequence GCACGGAGTTTCCGGAGATTTACGCGCCGTCTAAGGATAAATTGATTTCGAATACGGAAGTCGATGCTCTTCTTGAGCGCGTCAGTGATGGACAACCGGGGCAGGAAAAGCGGGCTCGACACAATGCGGTTGTGGCATTTCTGAGAGCAGGAGCTAGCAATCATTGCTGGGACGTTGAGATTCCAGCGTATGCGGTGATGGCGCAGAGTGAAAAAGCTGTCGCGCATCCGCAATCGTTCGCCAAACTCCCACCTTACCGTGCAATGGTCGATACATTCATGGAATCACTGGAGGTATCGACACCGTCTGCTAGCTGTCTCGATGAAAATCTCCTGCGTTATGAGGCGGGCCAACTCATTTTTTCCATGATCAGTCAGGGCGGCCTTCATCACCGGCTTTGGTTGCAGAAGACCGTTGAGGCATTGCCCTTGGGTGTCGTGGGCCGAGGCCAGCTGATATGGCTGGATGTGGAGTGCGGGTCGCAACTGCGGCGCTGGTTTCCGGATCCAATCAGCGCTCTTCTGATTCGGCGATGGTTTCGCCGTTGGCAGCAGCAGTGGCCTGATGCAACGCCAGAGCAATTGCTGAATGTGTTTTTGGCGACAGCACCGGCTTCACCAACAGCATCGGCCATGCCCAAAAGCTTTCGTGCAATATCGAGCGCGGCGGTGACCGCGTCCAGCACCTATCACTCCGGAGTCATTCGTAATTACCAAACCACGCGAAACGCCAGTGTTTCGTTACCGGAAACCGCGTGGCGGCGTCTCCAGACGAAAGAAGTACCCCGGCGAACTCAAAGCGAGCCACATGAGTCAACGCATTTATCGCATACGACACCTGTCGTGGATACCTCGGTACTGGTGGGAGAGGGTACTGATGATGGACTGGTCACATTGGACCGCGTTCGAAAAGCGTTAAGTTCCATACAGAACGGCAAAGCACCCACCAGAAAAATGATGGCGGAGTCTTTGACCCAAGTTGCCGCCAATCAGCGTCTGGCACCGATAGTTCGAGTGCTTAGTTTATGGTGTCGCGACTTGATAACCAGTCGCCTGAAATCGGGCAAAAGCAAATTAACAGTCAGTTCAGCCAAGACCTATTTGTCGAGAATTGGGCCGCCACTCGCAGTGGCGCTTGCCAGGGTCACAGATCTCAATGAGCTGGGAGATGACGATTGGGAGTTCATTTATGAGGGGCTGATCGGCAGCGCCAAATCATCGAGTCACGGGTTGAACCGGGCCATACAGGCCAGAAGATTTCACCAGTTTCTGGTGGATCATTTCGCATTCCCCGAGGTTCACATAGAAGGGGGGGCAGGAGGAGGACGAGTTGTCGATGCAGACATACTGACGGCGGCAGAATACATGAGGGCAAAACAAATACTGCAACTGCACAGCGCTGATTCTCGGATGGCACGTATCCGGACTTTGGTGCTGACGCTCGGGTTTCGCTGTGGTCTTCGGCGCGGCGAGGTTCAAAAAATCCAGCTTAGGGATTTGCCCGGGGTTTCTGAGCCAGAACTGGAGAATCCCCAGCTGCTGATTCGTCCCAGCGCATTCGGAAGCGTCAAAACCAATGCGGCGATACGGCGGCTCCCCCTGTCGGTTTTATTGACCGCGGAGGAACTGAGAGAACTCCGCTATTGGACGCAGCAGCGGCTATCGGAGCAGGTGGCACCGCAGCCTATGGAGTTACTGTTTTGTAAGCGTCATCAATCCCAGCGCGTGCTGTCCTCTCTGGAGCTGTTTGATCCGATCCAGGAAGCAATGCAGATGGCCTCCGGCACGAAACTGCGATTTCATCATCTGAGGCATGCATTCGCGACGTTTACCGGGCTACGGTTATTGGAGTCGGTTCCGGGCGAATTAATGCGTGAAGCTTGGGCTATGGATGATGAGGGCAAAATCGTGATGCCTCATTGGGGAAAAGATTTTTCAGCACTGGCTGATCTGGCCTCCTCCGGGTCAGCGACAGTAAAGCGCCTTTGGCTTCTGGGCCAGTGGTGTGGTCATGTCACGCCAGGCGAGACACTGAAAAGTTACAGTCATTTGATCGACTGGGTGAGTTTCCATGAGCGTTTAGCGGGCGAGAATACAGCGCTCAGTATTCGCCAGCAGGCGTATTTGTTGGGGGATAGCGTCAAATCCGTTTCGGTATTCAGGACCCGAAACGGCTTGAAGGGCTCTACTAAGGCCATTGAGCTGCTGAGCGCTGCCAACAGTCACTGGCCCGACGGATTCCGCAAAATCAGAGAGGACAGATTACAAACCTATCGGTCCCCAATTGTTCCGGGTCAGGTATTGGAAGAAGCGGTGAAGCCCAATATAACGGCCATGAAGCTTTACAATATCTTCCAGAGAATCGGTGCCCTCCAGGCTCGTGGTAAAAGCGAGACTAAAGCCATAGAGGAGTCTGCAGCCTATTACAGTCAGGGTGTGGAAGACTTAGCGCAGTGGCATCAGCGGGCCATGCAAATGATGAATGACCCGTCAGATAAAAAAGCGCCCATAGATAAAGCCGGAAAGCCGAGGGAAAACATTCCACCTGAGGTCATTCACCGTCGATGGTCGGTGGACCATCAAAGCAAACTGGCCAATCCCTTTGTAGAGAGTTCGGGACAGCCGAGTGCTACCCGCCCTGAATTGATCCAGTGTCCTGCGCCACCGACGCCCCATGTTGCCCAGGAATACTGCGAGGCAGTCTTCGAGCGACTGGTATCCTGGTCGGACTCAGAGCCACAGGCATTCAGTGAGGCCATGAATGCCGTTCAGAATGCGATGCAGCGCAGCCATCCGCAGATCTCGTTCCGCTCGGACGAAAATAAAAAACGATACCGGCAACTGTTGCGCCAGGCGAATTTGTGTCATCTGGTGAGAGTGCATGTCAAGCCACCACCGACCCGCGACTATAAACAAGACAAACTCAAAAACCATTGGGCTGCGGAACTCGGCGTCAGTCGCGTCAGGGTGAAACTCTTGAGCGAGTCGGCGAAAAGTGACCGATCGGAATGGGGTGTGGGACAAATCAACATCATTCCGGATGCGTCCCTCGGGGACGCCGCCAGACAGATGACAATGAGTACGGTCCGGTTTGCGATTTTTATGGCTGCTGTCGTGTTTGAGGGGGAATTGGCGATTGATAAAAAGCGGCGGGAAGCATCCGTGTGGTCGCTTACCGAGTTACGATCGAGTGTGTTTGCTCGCCAATGA
- a CDS encoding helix-turn-helix transcriptional regulator, whose amino-acid sequence MTDEYLNVKDAARLAGCSTKTLYRRMKRGELAYKTGEDQRRLIRAVDAMAVTTANPIACGIQQNPLTAERLKRIEQKLDALVILQEKLLALYQPRSLASLASKHTRS is encoded by the coding sequence ATGACAGACGAATATCTCAACGTCAAGGATGCGGCCCGACTGGCAGGCTGCAGCACTAAGACGCTTTACCGGCGGATGAAACGCGGAGAGTTGGCTTACAAGACCGGCGAGGATCAGCGGCGCCTTATCCGCGCAGTGGATGCCATGGCCGTAACCACCGCAAACCCTATCGCCTGCGGCATACAACAGAACCCCCTGACGGCCGAGCGTCTAAAGCGAATTGAGCAAAAGCTTGATGCGCTGGTGATTTTGCAAGAGAAACTACTGGCACTGTATCAGCCGCGGTCATTGGCTTCATTGGCGAGCAAACACACTCGATCGTAA
- a CDS encoding HD domain-containing protein yields MTGLNSVETKQGLSTFIGTITEVAILEADFGRATLKMSLQNRCEEIDAIFEPGSQGDPLPDISWGAVQLVFEPLQSSAGEPVTGCKLNRLNSLDTLDHLPGSHLARPDLVDDAETWVRTCPIPVLRQFTWQVLGRPDIGIPFFRARASADHHHAFLGGLAEHSLAVAKLTLQALPNMDDRETWLCAIAGLMHDIGKIRCFDENGKTGAGFVLRHEQWTLEILAEALAWLDRQWPDGALAIRYLLSSQVTQEGHRPLLPGVMAIAYADRMNSALQVRAKAFSERPHWQRFAKTQGVGPPSRFWLPHRVSL; encoded by the coding sequence ATGACAGGTCTTAACTCTGTGGAGACAAAGCAGGGGCTGAGCACCTTTATCGGCACCATCACGGAGGTGGCCATTCTGGAGGCGGACTTTGGTCGAGCCACCTTGAAAATGTCTCTGCAAAACCGCTGCGAAGAAATTGATGCGATCTTTGAACCGGGCAGCCAGGGTGATCCGCTTCCGGATATCAGCTGGGGAGCCGTTCAACTGGTGTTCGAGCCACTACAGTCATCGGCGGGGGAGCCCGTTACGGGATGCAAGCTCAACCGTTTAAATTCTCTGGATACATTGGATCACCTGCCGGGCTCGCACCTGGCGAGGCCAGACCTCGTTGATGATGCCGAGACCTGGGTCAGGACGTGTCCCATCCCAGTCCTGAGACAGTTCACGTGGCAGGTCCTGGGACGTCCCGACATCGGCATTCCCTTTTTTCGCGCCCGAGCAAGTGCAGACCATCATCACGCCTTTTTAGGAGGACTTGCCGAACACAGCCTGGCGGTGGCGAAACTGACTCTGCAGGCCTTGCCTAATATGGATGATCGGGAGACATGGCTGTGTGCGATAGCCGGTTTGATGCACGACATCGGAAAAATCCGCTGTTTTGATGAAAACGGTAAAACTGGCGCCGGCTTTGTCCTTCGGCATGAACAATGGACGCTGGAGATCCTTGCTGAGGCCCTGGCATGGCTGGATCGACAGTGGCCGGATGGGGCGCTGGCGATCCGCTACCTGCTGAGCTCACAGGTCACGCAGGAGGGTCATCGCCCACTGCTACCGGGCGTTATGGCCATCGCTTATGCCGACAGGATGAATTCTGCGCTTCAGGTTCGCGCCAAGGCCTTTTCAGAGCGGCCACACTGGCAGCGTTTTGCCAAAACACAGGGGGTTGGCCCACCAAGCCGTTTCTGGCTGCCACACCGAGTTTCACTGTGA